The following are encoded in a window of Scophthalmus maximus strain ysfricsl-2021 chromosome 2, ASM2237912v1, whole genome shotgun sequence genomic DNA:
- the LOC118301278 gene encoding adhesion G-protein coupled receptor G4, giving the protein MIFHQKFLKTFVCLSLLSSSSLTVERVPQLSLWGKVVDFRSGSSHWKLKPHVSIPALQEFTVCLSLKFEVEAISPWTAFMYRHPEAQYAELGIGGEWDHVVVWLFGTRWTAPQVNLRPSQWYSLCLTWSHTKDTPALYVNGNLVDMIADPTVDTCPSSPPSCHKLAPNGTLTLGAAHQLNGGNIQVLPFTSMVGRVSLFRLWQRERGRQEVASVNCTEGDVLKWESDIWDTQMAAVLLDPSLQCEWSFYEVRLIFAIICYDGNNTEVYTARDIAHQWLREVLPDSIYLHRVSVFEATRSGAKDSGVKTSHEDRQVRWVPPNINRYHCLVHISVIPCMDVAAVQHEMTVDLRSPYHHPGGQHQVLAKESSIHTTPVERFSSATISPEVATVSSPDTTTKFTTTASPPTSPRTTTLTTTRTSDTSTTSTSASAATITTARPSTISELYFEVKVNVSITGNYDPERTLSTWLVSCLPGDMMTVLDLQVLPRAQRNHPRLQSNLTSSDGVFIYRVSRESCIFQVQVMMSHSDTQEMEELIRHLLSLPYDNGSITLETQDIKISRILILKCNAETHHTRKGLFRWPATSGGENATCPCPKNPRHNATRHCKLCLSTHWMAPDLEACSFVVETIPDLDHVEVTDDNALHVVEMIEGLLRNHTTINYQELVTVLNKLQDIVNVSVITPYLGQALINIISDILESDSDLLPFTNTILNITEAVGDRMVGYEGSSSLVAPAIAISVVDIDPAKFVTLTFGVSSDRAGTKPEIFINSFPFNGTVAFISLPSVLQHSFPQVGLHQSPPRVQFQFYSIPMLFKSSLTGQTLNSFVVSASVTNASSPIKDLDEDAKVTLHHLIPNTLNKDVQCVYWNFNKNDGQGGWDDQGCRKYNSSPDYTTCLCDHLTHFGVLLDVSRTPVDAADEQILTIVTYVGCGVSSLFLGITVVTYTVFEKLRRDYPSQILINLCLALLGLNLVFLVNSWLSSWGLYALCVAAAAALHYFLLASFTWMGLEAVNMYFALVKVFNVYVPSYILKFCALGWGLPLMICILVLIVNREAYGSHLYTDAQHSLETLDDSDNFCWLQDDVTFYVSVVAYAVLVFLFNTGVFVVVLIQIRHMRVNSPAGTRRGLMHDLKGVASLTLLLGLTWTVGFFTWGPARVALLYLFSGLNTLQGLLIFLFHCLMKENVRKQWRIHLCFGRFRLEEHSEWSNSASAGAAAKPRLNPPRASLPSVHSVKSSSTESTSASSDSSQRDSSCKRPNLGLFVTSLVLPRAQRGPTATGALSSQRDTNQTPGWRNHSLDRQEQR; this is encoded by the exons ATGATTTTCCATCAAAAATTCCTGAAAACattcgtctgtctgtctctgctgagCAGCTCTTCTTTAACCGTGGAGCGAG TCCCTCAGCTCAGTCTCTGGGGGAAGGTGGTCGACTTCCGCTCGGGGAGCAGCCACTGGAAGCTGAAGCCTCACGTCTCCATCCCCGCCCTGCAGGAGTTCACCGTCTGCCTCAGCCTGAAGTTTGAG GTCGAGGCCATCTCGCCGTGGACCGCCTTCATGTACCGTCATCCCGAGGCCCAGTATGCCGAGCTGGGCATCGGGGGGGAGTGGGATCACGTAGTGGTCTGGTTGTTCGGGACCCGGTGGACCGCCCCTCAGGTGAACCTCCGTCCGTCGCAGTGGTACTCGCTGTGTCTGACCTGGTCACACACGAAAGACACACCCGCCCTCTACGTCAACGGCAACCTGGTGGACATGATCGCAG ATCCCACCGTCGACACATGTCCCTCCTCCCCGCCCTCGTGCCACAAACTGGCCCCCAATGGGACGCTCACTCTGGGCGCGGCGCACCAGCTGAACGGCGGGAATATCCAGGTGCTTCCCTTTACCTCCATGGTGGGCAGAGTGTCTCTGTTTCGACTGTGGCAGCGAGAGCGCGGCAGGCAGGAGGTGGCGTCGGTGAACTGCACAGAGGGCGACGTGCTGAAGTGGGAGAGTGACATCTGGGACACTCAGATGGCCGCTGTGCTCCTCGACCCCAGCCTGCAgtgtg AATGGTCCTTTTACGAAGTGAGACTGATCTTCGCCATCATCTGTTACGACGGGAACAACACAGAGGTCTACACGGCCAGAGACATCGCACACCAATGg CTCAGAGAGGTGCTGCCCGACAGCATCTATTTACACAGAGTGTCCGTGTTCGAGGCCACCAG ATCCGGTGCAAAAGACAGCGGTGTAAAAACATCACATGAAGACAGGCAG GTGCGGTGGGTTCCCCCAAATATTAACAG GTATCACTGCCTGGTTCACATAAGTGTGATTCCCTGCATGGACGTGGCAGCTGTGCAGCACGAGATGACAGTGGACCTGAGGAGCCCCTACCATCACCCCGGTGGTCAGCACCAGGTGCTGGCTAAAGAGAGCAGCATCCACACCACACCTGTCG aACGCTTCTCCTCAGCCACCATCAGTCCTGAAGTGGCGACGGTGTCCTCTCCGGACACAACCACTAAATTTACAACCACAGCATCTCCTCCTACTTCCCCCCGGACCACCACACTTACAACTACCAGAACAAGCGACACCAGCACTACCAGTACTTCTGCTAGTGCCGCCACCATCACCACAGCAAGACCCTCAACTATCTCTG AGCTGTACTTCGAGGTAAAGGTGAACGTGTCTATAACAGGAAACTATGATCCAGAACGGACTCTTTCCACCTGG CTCGTCTCCTGTCTCCCGGGCGACATGATGACAGTTCTCGACCTGCAAGTGCTCCCCAGAGCTCAAAG AAATCATCCTCGCCTGCAGTCGAACCTCACCAGCTCAGATGGA GTGTTCATATACAGAGTTTCCAG AGAGAGTTGTATTTTCCAGGTCCAGGTGATGATGTCGcactcagacacacaggagatggaggagctgatACGACACCTTCTGTCGCTGCCTTACGACAACGGCTCCATCACTTTAGAGACACAGGACATAAAGATAAGCCGTATAT TGATCCTGAAGTGCAATGCCGAAACCCACCACACGAGGAAAGGCCTGTTTAGGTGGCCCGCCACTTCAGGGGGAGAAAATGCAACTTGTCCGTGCCCAAAAAACCCTCGCCACAACGCCACCCGACACTG CAAGCTGTGTCTCAGTACACACTGGATGGCCCCGGACCTGGAAGCCTGCTCTTTCGTGGTGGAAACCATCCCTGATCTGGACCACGTCGAAGTCACAGACG ACAACGCACTGCACGTTGTGGAGATGATCGAGGGTTTACTACGCAACCACACCACCATCAACTACCAGGAGCTGGTCACGGTCctcaacaagctgcaggacaTCGTGAACGTCAGTGTGATCACACCGTACCTGGGCCAAGCTCTGATCAACATCATCTCTGACATACTGGAGTCTGACAGCGACCTGCTGCCGTTCACCAACAC TATCCTGAACATCACAGAGGCAGTGGGAGACAGGATGGTGGGCTACGAGGGCTCCTCCAGCCTGGTTGCTCCGGCTATCGCCATCTCAGTGGTGGACATAGATCCAGCAAAGTTTGTCACTTTGACGTTCGGAGTGTCGTCTGATCGGGCAGGCACAAAGCCAGAG ATTTTTATCAACAGTTTTCCCTTCAACGGAACAGTGGCCTTCATCTCCCTGCCTTCCGTACTGCAGCACAGCTTCCCACAAGTCGGCCTCCACCAGAGTCCACCGAGAGTCCAGTTCCAGTTCTACAGCATACCGATGCTCTTCAAG AGCAGCCTAACGGGTCAGACTCTCAACTCCTTCGTGGTGTCGGCCAGTGTGACCAATGCTAGCTCTCCGATCAAAGACCTCGACGAAGACGCCAAAGTCACGCTCCACCATCTTATACCCAATACG CTTAACAAGgacgtacagtgtgtgtactgGAACTTCAATAAAAACG ACGGACAGGGAGGCTGGGATGATCAAGGCTGCAGAAAATACAACAGCAGCCCTGACTACACAACGTGCCTGTGCGACCACCTCACACACTTCGGAGTTCTTCTG gACGTCTCCAGGACTCCGGTGGACGCAGCCGACGAGCAGATCCTGACCATCGTCACATACGTTGGCTGTGGAGTCTCATCGCTGTTCCTGGGAATCACTGTCGTCACCTACACAGTTTTCGA GAAGCTTCGTCGAGACTACCCCTCTCAGATCCTCATCAACCTCTGCCTGGCGCTGCTGGGCTTGAACCTGGTGTTCCTGGTCAACTCCTGGTTGTCCTCCTGGGGTCTGTACGCCCTCTGTGTCGCCGCAGCCGCCGCGCTGCACTACTTCCTCCTGGCTTCGTTCACCTGGATGGGACTGGAGGCCGTCAACATGTACTTTGCCCTCGTCAAGGTCTTCAACGTCTACGTGCCCTCATACATCCTCAAGTTCTGCGCTCTGGGGTGGG GGCTTCCTCTGATGATCTGCATCCTGGTGCTGATCGTGAACAGAGAGGCTTATGGCAGTCACCTCTACACAGACGCTCAGCACAGCCTGGAGACACTTGACGACTCTGACAACTT CTGTTGGCTGCAGGACGACGTGACATTTTACGTGTCTGTGGTTGCCTACGCCGTGCTGGTCTTTCTCTTCAAcactggg gtttTTGTGGTGGTTTTGATACAGATTCGCCACATGCGAGTCAACAGCCCGGCGGGAACCCGCAGGGGACTGATGCACGACCTGAAGGGAGTCGCCAGTCTGACCTTGTTACTCGGACTGACGTGGACTGTTGGCTTCTTCACCTGGGGGCCAGCGAGGGTCGCTCTGCTCTACCTGTTCTCTGGACTCAACACTCTgcaag GACTTTTAATCTTCCTCTTCCACTGTCTGATGAAGGAGAATGTTAGGAAACAGTGGAGGATTCACCTCTGCTTTGGGCGTTTTCGACTGGAGGAGCACTCCG AGTGGAGCAACTCGGCCTCAGCTGGAGCTGCGGCCAAGCCCAGATTAAATCCTCCGCGAGCATCGTTGCCGTCAGTCCACTCCGTCAAGTCCAGTTCCACGGAGAGCACATCGGCCTCCTCCGACTCCAGCCAGAGAGACTCATCGTGCAAGAGACCCAATCTAG
- the LOC118301280 gene encoding four and a half LIM domains protein 1, with protein sequence MADSSHCFYCREDLGGKRFVRSEGRPVCVRCHTKFCAHSCAECHRPISVENKELSHKGRFWHEECFRCAKCYKPLAKEPFSTKDDRIMCGKCCSREDAPRCHCCYKPILAGTESVEYKGNSWHDECFTCFSCKRPIGSQSFLSKGSDIYCSPCYDMKFAKHCVCCKKPITSGGVNYQDQPWHSHCFVCSCCSKALAGTSFTKHEDQVFCVDCYKSSVAKKCGGCHNPITGFGKGVNVVNYEGNSWHEYCFNCKRCSLSLSNKPFVNKGRDILCADCGNK encoded by the exons ATGGCCGACAGCTCGCACTGCTTCTACTGTCGCGAAGACCTCGGGGGGAAGAGGTTCGTGCGCAGCGAGGGCAGGCCCGTGTGCGTCCGCTGCCACACCAAGTTCTGCGCCCACTCCTGCGCCGAGTGCCACCGACCCATCTCTGTGGAAAACAAG GAGCTCAGCCATAAGGGCCGGTTCTGGCACGAGGAGTGTTTCCGTTGTGCCAAGTGCTACAAGCCTCTGGCCAAAGAGCCGTTCAGCACCAAGGACGACCGCATCATGTGTGGGAAGTGCTGCTCCAGAGAGGACGCTCCCCGCTGCCACTGCTGCTACAAACCCATACTGGCTG GTACAGAGAGCGTGGAGTACAAAGGAAACTCGTGGCACGACGAATGTTTCACCTGTTTCAGCTGCAAACGGCCGATCGGGTCGCAGAGCTTCCTCTCCAAGGGGAGCGACATCTACTGCAGCCCCTGCTACGACATGAAGTTTGCCAAACACTGCGTCTGCTGCAAAAAG CCCATAACGTCTGGCGGAGTGAACTACCAGGACCAGCCGTGGCACAGCCACTGCTTcgtgtgcagctgctgctcgaAGGCTCTGGCAGGGACGAGTTTCACCAAGCACGAAGACCAGGTCTTCTGCGTCGACTGCTACAAGAGCTCCGTGGCCAAGAAGTGCGGCGGCTGCCACAACCCCATCACTG GTTTTGGTAAAGGAGTGAACGTTGTGAACTACGAGGGCAACTCCTGGCACGAGTACTGCTTCAACTGTAAGAGATGCTCCCTCAGTCTGTCCAACAAGCCTTTTGTGAACAAGGGACGAGACATCCTCTGCGCCGACTGTGGCAACAAGTAG